Proteins encoded together in one Phalacrocorax carbo chromosome 18, bPhaCar2.1, whole genome shotgun sequence window:
- the AMBP gene encoding protein AMBP isoform X2 has translation MFWGLLSLLLFTVASGTPVRDQDEDIQVQENFESEQMYGKWYDIAIGTTCKWMKNYKEKFSMGTLVLGPGPSTDQISTASTRLRQGDCTLISGEYQKTSTPGKYTYYNPKWDVSIRSYVLRTNYEEYAVILLKKKSSFGPSTTLKLYGRSPELRQDLIESFQQLALEMGIPADSIFILANRGECIPQETATPPERVRRAVLPAEEGSAAGPLLPYVGNKEDSCRLSQDPGPCSGMLSRFFYNSSSMACETFLYGGCLGNGNNFYSEKECLQACRTEAACRLPIVQGPCQKPVMRWAFDAAQGKCVTFSYGGCKGNGNQFYSEKECKEYCGAPLLAGGL, from the exons ATGTTTTGGGgtcttctttccctcctcctctttaCCGTGGCCAGTGGGACGCCTGTCAGGGACCAGGATGAGGATATCCAAGTGCAGGAGAATTTTGAGTCTGAGCAG ATGTACGGGAAGTGGTATGACATCGCCATCGGCACAACCTGCAAATGGATGAAGAACTACAAGGAGAAATTCAGCATGGGCACGCTGGTGCTGGGCCCTGGCCCCAGCACCGACCAGATCAGCACTGCCAGCACCAGGCTGCG gcAAGGTGACTGCACTCTCATCTCTGGAGAGTACcagaaaaccagcacacccGGCAAATACACCTACTATAACCCCA AATGGGATGTGTCTATCCGGTCCTACGTACTCCGCACCAACTACGAAGAATACGCTGTCATTCTGTTGAAGAAGAAAAGTAGTTTTGGCCCAAGCACCACCCTGAAGCTGTACG ggaggagcccagaactgcgGCAGGATCTCATTGAGTCTTTCCAGCAGCTGGCTCTGGAGATGGGCATCCCCGCAGACTCCATCTTCATCCTGGCCAACAGAG GTGAATGCATCCCCCAGGAGACTGCAACTCCCCCCGAG agggTGCGGAGAGCGGTCCTGCCTGCTGAGGAGGGCTCGGCCGCAGGACCCCTGCTCCCTTACGTCGGCAATAAGGAAG ACTCATGCCGGCTGAGCCAGGACCCTGGGCCCTGCAGCGGGATGCTCTCCCGCTTCTTCTACAACTCCTCCTCCATGGCCTGTGAAACCTTCCTCTATGGTGGCTGTCTGGGCAACGGCAACAACTTCTACTCAGAGAAGGAGTGCCTGCAGGCGTGCCGGACGGAGG ctgcctgcaggttGCCCATCGTCCAGGGTCCCTGCCAGAAGCCGGTGATGCGCTGGGCCTTCGACGCAGCTCAAGGCAAGTGCGTCACATTCAGCTATGGAGGCTGCAAGGGCAACGGGAACCAGTTCTACTCAGAGAAGGAGTGCAAGGAGTACTGCGGGGCTCCTCTGCTGGCAG GGGGTCTGTAG
- the AMBP gene encoding protein AMBP isoform X1 translates to MFWGLLSLLLFTVASGTPVRDQDEDIQVQENFESEQMYGKWYDIAIGTTCKWMKNYKEKFSMGTLVLGPGPSTDQISTASTRLRQGDCTLISGEYQKTSTPGKYTYYNPKWDVSIRSYVLRTNYEEYAVILLKKKSSFGPSTTLKLYGRSPELRQDLIESFQQLALEMGIPADSIFILANRGECIPQETATPPERVRRAVLPAEEGSAAGPLLPYVGNKEDSCRLSQDPGPCSGMLSRFFYNSSSMACETFLYGGCLGNGNNFYSEKECLQACRTEAACRLPIVQGPCQKPVMRWAFDAAQGKCVTFSYGGCKGNGNQFYSEKECKEYCGAPLLAEDEEFLHLSN, encoded by the exons ATGTTTTGGGgtcttctttccctcctcctctttaCCGTGGCCAGTGGGACGCCTGTCAGGGACCAGGATGAGGATATCCAAGTGCAGGAGAATTTTGAGTCTGAGCAG ATGTACGGGAAGTGGTATGACATCGCCATCGGCACAACCTGCAAATGGATGAAGAACTACAAGGAGAAATTCAGCATGGGCACGCTGGTGCTGGGCCCTGGCCCCAGCACCGACCAGATCAGCACTGCCAGCACCAGGCTGCG gcAAGGTGACTGCACTCTCATCTCTGGAGAGTACcagaaaaccagcacacccGGCAAATACACCTACTATAACCCCA AATGGGATGTGTCTATCCGGTCCTACGTACTCCGCACCAACTACGAAGAATACGCTGTCATTCTGTTGAAGAAGAAAAGTAGTTTTGGCCCAAGCACCACCCTGAAGCTGTACG ggaggagcccagaactgcgGCAGGATCTCATTGAGTCTTTCCAGCAGCTGGCTCTGGAGATGGGCATCCCCGCAGACTCCATCTTCATCCTGGCCAACAGAG GTGAATGCATCCCCCAGGAGACTGCAACTCCCCCCGAG agggTGCGGAGAGCGGTCCTGCCTGCTGAGGAGGGCTCGGCCGCAGGACCCCTGCTCCCTTACGTCGGCAATAAGGAAG ACTCATGCCGGCTGAGCCAGGACCCTGGGCCCTGCAGCGGGATGCTCTCCCGCTTCTTCTACAACTCCTCCTCCATGGCCTGTGAAACCTTCCTCTATGGTGGCTGTCTGGGCAACGGCAACAACTTCTACTCAGAGAAGGAGTGCCTGCAGGCGTGCCGGACGGAGG ctgcctgcaggttGCCCATCGTCCAGGGTCCCTGCCAGAAGCCGGTGATGCGCTGGGCCTTCGACGCAGCTCAAGGCAAGTGCGTCACATTCAGCTATGGAGGCTGCAAGGGCAACGGGAACCAGTTCTACTCAGAGAAGGAGTGCAAGGAGTACTGCGGGGCTCCTCTGCTGGCAG AGGACGAGGAGTTTCTGCATCTGTCAAACTGA
- the AMBP gene encoding protein AMBP isoform X3 produces MFWGLLSLLLFTVASGTPVRDQDEDIQVQENFESEQMYGKWYDIAIGTTCKWMKNYKEKFSMGTLVLGPGPSTDQISTASTRLRQGDCTLISGEYQKTSTPGKYTYYNPKWDVSIRSYVLRTNYEEYAVILLKKKSSFGPSTTLKLYGRSPELRQDLIESFQQLALEMGIPADSIFILANRGECIPQETATPPERVRRAVLPAEEGSAAGPLLPYVGNKEDSCRLSQDPGPCSGMLSRFFYNSSSMACETFLYGGCLGNGNNFYSEKECLQACRTEAACRLPIVQGPCQKPVMRWAFDAAQEDEEFLHLSN; encoded by the exons ATGTTTTGGGgtcttctttccctcctcctctttaCCGTGGCCAGTGGGACGCCTGTCAGGGACCAGGATGAGGATATCCAAGTGCAGGAGAATTTTGAGTCTGAGCAG ATGTACGGGAAGTGGTATGACATCGCCATCGGCACAACCTGCAAATGGATGAAGAACTACAAGGAGAAATTCAGCATGGGCACGCTGGTGCTGGGCCCTGGCCCCAGCACCGACCAGATCAGCACTGCCAGCACCAGGCTGCG gcAAGGTGACTGCACTCTCATCTCTGGAGAGTACcagaaaaccagcacacccGGCAAATACACCTACTATAACCCCA AATGGGATGTGTCTATCCGGTCCTACGTACTCCGCACCAACTACGAAGAATACGCTGTCATTCTGTTGAAGAAGAAAAGTAGTTTTGGCCCAAGCACCACCCTGAAGCTGTACG ggaggagcccagaactgcgGCAGGATCTCATTGAGTCTTTCCAGCAGCTGGCTCTGGAGATGGGCATCCCCGCAGACTCCATCTTCATCCTGGCCAACAGAG GTGAATGCATCCCCCAGGAGACTGCAACTCCCCCCGAG agggTGCGGAGAGCGGTCCTGCCTGCTGAGGAGGGCTCGGCCGCAGGACCCCTGCTCCCTTACGTCGGCAATAAGGAAG ACTCATGCCGGCTGAGCCAGGACCCTGGGCCCTGCAGCGGGATGCTCTCCCGCTTCTTCTACAACTCCTCCTCCATGGCCTGTGAAACCTTCCTCTATGGTGGCTGTCTGGGCAACGGCAACAACTTCTACTCAGAGAAGGAGTGCCTGCAGGCGTGCCGGACGGAGG ctgcctgcaggttGCCCATCGTCCAGGGTCCCTGCCAGAAGCCGGTGATGCGCTGGGCCTTCGACGCAGCTCAAG AGGACGAGGAGTTTCTGCATCTGTCAAACTGA